Proteins from one Microtus pennsylvanicus isolate mMicPen1 chromosome 7, mMicPen1.hap1, whole genome shotgun sequence genomic window:
- the Adam30 gene encoding disintegrin and metalloproteinase domain-containing protein 30 codes for MRSVWASSQHRCLLLTLFFLEAVGNDLLFDPDWGFESYEITVPKKLSPRKEEQGGDSSLSYLLQIQGKKHTIHLRPKKLLLPRHLPVISFTQEDSLMEDYPHIPNECNYVGFVEGFPESDATLSTCMGGLRGILNIDFNYYQIEPLRASSTFEHVVYVLKKDKFSNQTCGVVDEEADGQTTQQEARISSFHKSYMHQKYLELVMVFDWTRFMFLGGNFTKIVEDAILLTAIMDTYFQDVRLRICLKGLEVWSSRDKMNTFFFTLAEILGQFVLYKRVVLHHVLPADWSHLYLGRSFPDAVAWSWGRACEVYHAGAASSFVGKNILGPATWTAHEVGHCVGMQHDGEYCQCRGRTSCIMGTGRTGFSNCSYDQYFIHASYKMSYCLSDIPGRGYVIKRCGNKIVEGSEECDCGSKEDCQKDPCCGPNCKWKEGVNCSTGLCCHKCNFLPSGYVCRQEENECDLAEYCNGLSGLCPEDTYKQDGTPCKYGGVCFSKSCRSRYMQCQGIFGPAAREAPYQCYEVVNKMGDQYGNCGINISQYNRCTRENAVCGRLQCINVRAIPSLPDHSTLLSTYVKADNLMCWGTGYHGELMAHGIPDIGVINDGTACGLKKVCIKGKCVDSATIMFDCLPGKCNSRGVCNNKRNCHCKYGWEPPFCEEVGLGGSIDSGPPAPMAEEMPSSFQAVYIMMMRIILFVISVIVVYFRQLIKKWFYDHQKKETVKKPKDAEMSDM; via the coding sequence aTGAGGTCAGTATGGGCCTCCTCCCAACACCGCTGTCTGCTTCTGACGCTGTTCTTTCTTGAGGCTGTGGGCAATGACCTACTATTTGACCCTGACTGGGGCTTTGAGTCCTATGAAATCACCGTTCCCAAAAAGCTAAGCCCTAGGAAAGAGGAGCAGGGTGGAGACAGTTCTTTGTCGTACCTCTTACAGATACAGGGCAAAAAACATACCATTCACCTGCGGCCCAAGAAGTTACTGTTGCCGAGACATCTGCCTGTTATCTCCTTCACTCAGGAGGACAGTCTAATGGAGGATTACCCACACATACCAAATGAGTGCAATTACGTGGGCTTCGTGGAAGGTTTTCCGGAATCTGACGCTACCCTGAGTACTTGCATGGGAGGTCTGCGAGGCATCTTGAACATCGACTTCAATTACTACCAAATCGAGCCCCTCAGGGCCTCTTCCACGTTTGAACATGTTGTTTATGTCCTAAAAAAGGACAAATTTAGCAATCAGACCTGTGGTGTGGTTGATGAAGAAGCAGATGGGCAAACCACCCAGCAAGAGGCTAGGATAAGTAGTTTTCATAAATCCTATATGCACCAAAAGTACTTGGAATTGGTCATGGTCTTTGATTGGACTAGATTTATGTTTTTAGGCGGAAATTTTACTAAAATCGTTGAAGATGCTATTCTTCTAACTGCAATTATGGACACCTACTTTCAGGATGTCAGGTTGAGGATCTGTCTAAAAGGACTTGAAGTCTGGTCCAGTCGTGACAAAATGAAcactttctttttcactttagCTGAAATTTTAGGTCAGTTTGTACTGTACAAAAGAGTGGTATTGCATCATGTCCTTCCCGCCGACTGGTCACATTTATATCTTGGAAGAAGTTTTCCGGATGCTGTCGCGTGGTCCTGGGGGCGAGCATGTGAGGTATACCATGCCGGGGCCGCAAGTAGCTTCGTTGGTAAGAATATCCTTGGGCCTGCTACTTGGACCGCTCATGAAGTGGGCCACTGTGTGGGAATGCAACATGACGGGGAATATTGCCAGTGCAGAGGTAGGACGAGCTGCATCATGGGTACAGGACGCACAGGGTTTAGTAACTGTAGTTACGATCAGTATTTCATACACGCATCCTATAAAATGTCATATTGTCTATCTGACATCCCAGGACGAGGTTATGTGATTAAGAGATGTGGCAACAAGATTGTCGAAGGTTCAGAGGAATGTGACTGCGGTTCCAAAGAAGACTGCCAGAAAGACCCGTGCTGTGGGCCCAACTGCAAATGGAAGGAAGGCGTCAACTGCTCCACTGGGCTTTGTTGTCACAAATGTAACTTTCTCCCATCAGGGTATGTGTGTaggcaggaagaaaatgaatgtgATCTTGCCGAGTACTGCAACGGGCTCTCGGGTTTGTGTCCTGAGGATACTTACAAGCAAGATGGAACTCCCTGTAAATATGGAGGAGTTTGTTTCAGTAAGAGCTGCAGATCCAGGTACATGCAGTGCCAGGGTATTTTTGGACCTGCTGCCAGGGAGGCTCCTTACCAATGTTACGAAGTTGTTAATAAGATGGGCGATCAGTATGGCAACTGTGGCATTAATATTAGTCAATATAACAGGTGCACGAGGGAAAATGCAGTCTGTGGCAGGCTACAGTGTATCAATGTTAGAGCCATCCCCAGTTTGCCAGATCACAGTACTCTATTGTCCACCTATGTGAAGGCAGACAATCTCATGTGCTGGGGCACAGGCTATCATGGAGAACTAATGGCCCATGGGATACCCGACATAGGTGTGATTAATGATGGCACTGCCTGTGGTCTTAAAAAGGTGTGCATAAAGGGAAAGTGTGTTGACTCTGCCACCATCATGTTCGACTGTTTGCCTGGCAAGTGTAATAGCCGAGGTGTTTGCAACAATAAAAGGAACTGCCACTGCAAGTATGGTTGGGAACCCCCGTTCTGTGAAGAGGTAGGACTCGGCGGGAGCATTGACAGTGGACCCCCTGCGCCAATGGCCGAGGAAATGCCCTCATCATTTCAAGCTGTGTATATTATGATGATGCGCATTATCTTATTCGTCATCTCCGTGATCGTCGTGTATTTTAGGCAGCTGATTAAGAAATGGTTTTATGATCACCAGAAGAAAGAAACAGTCAAAAAACCAAAGGATGCCGAAATGTCAGACATGTAA